A genomic region of Capra hircus breed San Clemente chromosome 19, ASM170441v1, whole genome shotgun sequence contains the following coding sequences:
- the SRSF2 gene encoding serine/arginine-rich splicing factor 2, translating to MSYGRPPPDVEGMTSLKVDNLTYRTSPDTLRRVFEKYGRVGDVYIPRDRYTKESRGFAFVRFHDKRDAEDAMDAMDGAVLDGRELRVQMARYGRPPDSHHSRRGPPPRRYGGGGYGRRSRSPRRRRRSRSRSRSRSRSRSRSRYSRSKSRSRTRSRSRSTSKSRSARRSKSKSSSVSRSRSRSRSRSRSRSPPPVSKRESKSRSRSKSPPKSPEEEGAVSS from the exons ATGAGTTACGGTCGCCCGCCTCCCGATGTGGAGGGCATGACCTCCCTCAAGGTGGATAACCTAACCTACCGCACCTCGCCCGACACCCTGAGGCGCGTGTTCGAGAAGTACGGGCGCGTCGGCGATGTGTACATCCCGCGGGACCGCTACACCAAGGAGTCCCGCGGCTTCGCCTTCGTCCGCTTCCACGACAAGCGCGATGCCGAGGACGCCATGGATGCCATGGACGGAGCCGTACTGGACGGCCGCGAGCTGCGGGTGCAAATGGCGCGCTACGGCCGCCCCCCGGATTCGCACCATAGCCGCCGGGGCCCCCCGCCCCGCAGGTACGGGGGCGGCGGCTACGGACGTCGGAGCCGCAG CCCTAGGCGGCGTCGCCGCAGCAGATCCCGGAGTCGGAGCCGGTCCAGGTCCCGGAGTCGATCTCGCTACAGCCGCTCCAAGTCCCGGTCCCGCACTCGCTCAAGATCGCGATCCACCTCCAAGTCCAGATCGGCGCGAAGATCCAAGTCCAAGTCCTCGTCGGTCTCCAGATCTCGCTCGCGGTCCAGATCCAGGTCTAGGTCCAGGAGTCCTCCACCCGTGTCCAAGAGGGAATCCAAGTCCAGGTCGCGATCCAAGAGTCCTCCCAAGTCTCCGGAAGAGGAAGGAGCGGTGTCCTCTTAA
- the METTL23 gene encoding methyltransferase-like protein 23 isoform X2 — protein sequence MECMFGPVLWSWPSTCGFTEDLCQIGAGVSLPGIVAAKCGAEVTLSDSSELPHCLEICQQSCQMNNLPQVHVVGLTWGHVSRDLLALPPQDIILASDVFFEPEDFEDILTTVYFLMQKNPKVKLWSTYQVRSADWSLEALLYKWDMKCVHIPLESFGADKEDIAESALPGRHTVEMLVISFAKDNLNYT from the exons ATGGAATGTATGTTTGGCCCTGTGCTGTGGTCCTGGCCCAGTACTTGTGGTTTCACAGAGGATCTCTGCCAG ATTGGTGCTGGAGTGAGCCTTCCAGGAATTGTGGCTGCAAAATGTGGTGCTGAAGTTACACTGTCAGACAGTTCAGAGTTGCCTCACTGCCTAGAAATCTGTCAGCAAAGCTGCCAAATGAATAATCTGCCTCAAGTCCATGTTGTAGGACTCACCTGGGGTCATGTATCTCGGGATCTTCTGGCTCTACCACCACAAGACATTATTCTTGCATCTGATGTATTCTTTGAACCAGaag ACTTTGAGGACATTCTAACTACCGTTTACTTTTTGATGCAGAAGAACCCCAAAGTGAAATTATGGTCTACTTATCAGGTAAGAAG tgctgACTGGTCACTTGAAGCTTTGCTCTACAAGTGGGACATGAAATGTGTCCATATTCCTCTGGAGTCTTTTGGTGCAGACAAAGAAGATATAGCAGAATCTGCCCTTCCAGGAAGACATACTGTTGAAATGCTGGtcatctcctttgcaaaggaCAATCTGAATTACACCTAA
- the METTL23 gene encoding methyltransferase-like protein 23 isoform X1: protein MYVWPCAVVLAQYLWFHRGSLPGKAVLEIGAGVSLPGIVAAKCGAEVTLSDSSELPHCLEICQQSCQMNNLPQVHVVGLTWGHVSRDLLALPPQDIILASDVFFEPEDFEDILTTVYFLMQKNPKVKLWSTYQVRSADWSLEALLYKWDMKCVHIPLESFGADKEDIAESALPGRHTVEMLVISFAKDNLNYT, encoded by the exons ATGTATGTTTGGCCCTGTGCTGTGGTCCTGGCCCAGTACTTGTGGTTTCACAGAGGATCTCTGCCAGGCAAGGCTGTCTTAGAG ATTGGTGCTGGAGTGAGCCTTCCAGGAATTGTGGCTGCAAAATGTGGTGCTGAAGTTACACTGTCAGACAGTTCAGAGTTGCCTCACTGCCTAGAAATCTGTCAGCAAAGCTGCCAAATGAATAATCTGCCTCAAGTCCATGTTGTAGGACTCACCTGGGGTCATGTATCTCGGGATCTTCTGGCTCTACCACCACAAGACATTATTCTTGCATCTGATGTATTCTTTGAACCAGaag ACTTTGAGGACATTCTAACTACCGTTTACTTTTTGATGCAGAAGAACCCCAAAGTGAAATTATGGTCTACTTATCAGGTAAGAAG tgctgACTGGTCACTTGAAGCTTTGCTCTACAAGTGGGACATGAAATGTGTCCATATTCCTCTGGAGTCTTTTGGTGCAGACAAAGAAGATATAGCAGAATCTGCCCTTCCAGGAAGACATACTGTTGAAATGCTGGtcatctcctttgcaaaggaCAATCTGAATTACACCTAA